A region of the Pogoniulus pusillus isolate bPogPus1 chromosome 12, bPogPus1.pri, whole genome shotgun sequence genome:
gttgggcagctgctgggatgtGCTACATGTGATGGAAGCCCCTCCTCCACTCTGCACAAGCGTGGCACCTGCCTGGGGCCtctcagctccctgtccttcagcAGCATAGATGTTGTTCCTGTCACTCAGTTCCAAAAAGGCCCCTGTAGGTCACTCTAAAACCATGTGGCTCTGATGCACTGCCAGGCACTGTGCAGCAGATGAGCTTGTCAGAGAGGTTCAAGGTGGACAAGCTGAGTAGGGACAGATAGGCTAATTATTTTCTCACTTTAATTTCTTCAAGATGCTCCTGCCCTGGTCTGTGCCTTTAGAAGAGTGATTGTTGCTGGTGCTGGGCATAGCCTCCTGCAGGCAAGATGGTGGCGTTTAACTGGAAGGTGAGGATGTTTCACATTCATAGAGCAGTGAATTTCTGCTCTTTCAAGCAGATGCATGTAAGATTTGCTTGGGGTGGGTCTTTTGTTTAAAGATGGTTTCCTTCCCTGGGTGAAGGTTGTTTATCTACCATGGTCTCTGCCCCTCAGGGATAGAGAACTTGTTGATGTTGGCCTTTCTTCCCATACATGCTAATGCCTTGTAGTCTGGCCTCAATAGTTGCTGCTGGGGCCTTACACTTCAGGCCTGAGCAGTGTGCTGGTAGgcaagctctgctttgctcacctctgctcctggctTTCCTCTTTCTGGGCTTTTCTCTGGCTCCTTTTCCTTCAGCTTCTTTCTTTACTGAAGGGTGTTTTCTGCACTTGTAGTGTGATAGGGCCATAAAGACTCCACAGCGTATGGGAACAGAAATGTTGGAGCAAGGCCCTCACGCGTCACCAGTGTTAACGTGTTATACCATTTATTAAGCAAGCTATGCTCACCCCAGGCCTTGGCTTTCCCACTCTGGAGCTGTGGTTTAAAGAGATTGCCCCTTCTAGTATGtgaggaggctggcagaggctgacTCTTTTCATAATTGGAAGGAAGTGACCTGATGTCAAAGGTAACAAGCAGCTTGTAAAGATGAGTGTTATGGAAGACCTCACTTCAGCCTCTGATGTGTGGACTTTAAGGGAACACACTGGTGGTGTATGAGTACAAAGCTTTTTCTCCACTCAGTAGTTTGACTATGACAAAATGGTTTTATAAGGAGCTGGAAGGCCTGGTGAGGGTACAGTGAGGCTTGCTAAGGGGAAGTTGGTACTGTGAACCTACTGCGAACTATTGAAAGCTAGGACTGATTCTGCTGGCCAGGTGGCTCTATGTAACAATGAAGTGGGAAGTTCATATACCTTCAGTATCCTTCTGGAATTGACATCTTTCATGGATTGTCAGTGCCACCTTCATTGTATTTGTATTCCCCAGTGTTTGTGCTCTGTTTTGTCCAGTTAATAGTGGAAGTTAACATGTCCAGTTAACAGAACCATGCTTTTATGATTGACTTAAGCAGCACAGCTTCGCTGGTTTCAGGCATTAACAACTCCTGAACGGAGTCATTGGAATCTGTGAGGTTTTTACTTGAGgtttaaagacatttttctctgctttccagaCCTGGGCAAGTTAACTGCAAAACTGCCATGGATTAAATTTTCTACAAGCATAACAGTGTCTTTGGGGATCACATCTAGTAGCCGATACGCACAGAAGTACATTGCTCATGTGAGAATTGTTCAAATTCAGAAGTGTTTTAACTTTTACCATTGCTTTAAAATACTCAATTCTTCCTGATTTTCACCTCAAGATTGTGACAATATTCTATTTGCTGTAAAGCAAGAAAAAGCCACAAAGACCTGTTCAAAGAGGTTCATATATAAACTTGAGTGAACTTGGTTTTGTCCTTTCCTCTAGATGTTGATCTGTTTAGTTTAAAGTTTCCTACTGGAAAAGAAAGCATGAACAGAGGAGCATTACCCTTGCTTTAAATAATGCTCTGGCTGTAGTAAACCATATAGCATCCCTGCAGATTAATTTTTAAGTGCTCAAGTGTTCCAGTAACTATCTAAATCTATTATTTTGCATTTCAGGCTTTGGAGAATTTCCCATTGTTGATGTACATTTTGGCAGCTAAAACACTGATTCTTTGCTTAGCATTTGCTGGAGTAAAAATATACCAGAGCAAAAAAATTGAAGAAAAACTGAAGAGGGAACGTGAAGAGAAAttgaaagcagaggcagagaagaaggATGACTGAAGAGTCTCTAAGGTATAGACATATTAATCCCATTATGTTTTGACTTGGATTTATTTGGATTGTGCAGTTCTAGCTATCACTGTTACCTGTGTTCTTTTACTGTTTGGCTCCTGTGATGTTTTAGTGTAATTGCATACCTGTATCATGCTCTTATTTATAGGAATTACAGTTACCAGCAAAAACTTGGCAGCCACAGTTTGTTATTTAAGAGATCTTAGCACAGTATTTGTTCTCTTCCCCTAATCTCCTTGAATTTTATTCCCAGTCATTTGCATAGGAAGTTGTGATGCATAAAGAGATGGTTGCATTGGGCAAAAAAAGCACAAGAGCCATACCAGACAGAATGATGCACTAATACCTCTTAAGTCACATAATTAAGATAGAAAAGAATCAGCCCTGCCAGTGAGCAGGCCTGCTGCTGGTAGTGTGGAGACCATTGGGTGCTGTGTGCACAGTGCTGGGTCCTAGGCAGTTCTTTTTGGAGCCCCAGTTCCTGGCCTAAGGGATTGCTGCACCAGGGTAGCAGGCTTGTGCTACATGGCCTCTGTGTCCAGCATGTGACATTGTCCTTATTGAATGACTGGCACTAAGGCAGAGGGTTTTGCAGAGAATATCCTTGTTGCTCAGTCACCCAGTATTGCTTACTAGAGGCTCAGTCTTTCCTGTTAACCATGTTCTCTCTTATAATGGGTCTGCAAGAAGGAGTGAGTTCTCCTGCCCTAAAAATGTTCTCCAGtgtcagcactgcagagctgtgattAGCTCTGATTGCAGTGTGCCACGTGCACAGGCAGATTTATCCCATGTGGTGCCAGCATATCATGCCTGCTGTTCTCACTGCTGTTTCCCCACCCTACAGATTTCATGACACTTGGCAGCTTGCATTGGATTCTTTTCCTGGGAGAACGAAGCCTTCCTGTAGAGAAAGGATGTGTCAATAGAATAAACCCCTCAAAAGTAATGTTCACTTAAATCATATCTCAACTTTTTATACGTACAGGAAAATATATATGCTTTTATTTATGCAATAAAAAATcctttgtttaaaaaaacacaAGAAGTAATGGCCTTGGTTGCTGTGTACTCAAATACTACAGTCAGAGCTGTTGGGGAGGCAGCTTTTAGAGATTAGCTGCAAGGAGGTGGATGGTTTTAAAGAGAAAACTGCTGAATCCATCTTGGGTGTGTACAAGGTTCACAGACAGAtggagggaaaagaggagagctctctgcagcttctttAGAGTGACTGCCTCCTGCAAGGGTGTTAATCTGAGACTTGTGGGTCCTTTGTTGAATCCAGGTGAGCAAACCAAGGAGAAGAGCTTTTCCAGGCAGATCTTTCTCAAACCACTTTCTGCATCTAGGACTTCTTAGATTTTAGTGCAAATCACAGTGCCACCTTTGAGGTTTCATTCTAGGAGGTTTATTGTGCAGTTTTGCTATGCACAGTATACAAGAACTCTGTATTTACTACTTAGCCTATGAAGCAAGGAGGGTTTCTTATTACTGTTGGTAGCTCTTTCTAAATGTGCAACAGTGCCAAATCCTGGAGGAAAGCTAGCTAGGTCATGTTTGGTTAATCAACAAAGGGGATGTTTTTTCACAGAAATAAAGGGTTAGGCATTTGTTATTTATAAAGCTTAGGCAGTGCCAACAGGTATGTTTGCCTTCACTTTTCCCTTCGTGTTTCATTTATAAAGCACTTCCTAGATTGTTGTAGCTAATGGAAGTTAAAACGAGGCTGAAATGGGACAGTGGACAGAGAGGAGGTTAAGAGGGAAGGTGGAGGACCCTTGGAGAAACTTTGGAAGTCCAACAGGATGTAGGAGGCCTCTAGGATGGCTCACTCATGCCCTGTCCCTGTGACTGCAGACTGAGATGCTGGCTGTGGTCACACCAGTGGACGCTACTGCAAATGCTGAGGCTAAGTTTGTGCGCAGCTGAtagggctgctgctgaaagctCTTGCTGTGGTGGAATTACTCACTGGGAACTGCAGCGATGTGAAaaaccttgctgctgctgctgctgcggtcACCTTGGTGACTGGGGAACGTAAGTCTTGCAGAAACCCATTCCCAGGAtagctcaatgtccttcctacgGCAGCCTCAGGGCTAGGGAATTTGTAGCGTCGTTGTAAACCAGCAGTTTCCCCCTAGCGTCTCAGCAGTTGTCTGTCTATGCGAAGGTGGAAGTGAATGGTAATTTAATTAACGGGCTCTGTGATGTTCAGTGAGAATACTGCTAACGACCTATTGAGGGGGACACACCAAGGCACCTAGCTAAGCCAAAAGCCCAACCTTAATGGGAAATTGTCGTGCCTGCATAGTGTCTACCAGCTTCAAAAGTAGGCAGTGTTTTGGCTTTGTGCAGACCCTGGCTGCCTTTGAATACTGGCCTAAATCTAGATTATTTTTTTAGACTCAACTGAGGGAGATTCTTCTAGCAGTAGTAATAATGAGTTcgggttttgttgtggtttttttttaactgaaagaaGAGGCAATCTACCTCAGTACAGCTGCTCTGTAAGCAGAATCAGAGGTATACAGTCTCCCTTGAAAGAAAGTTATTTAGAGTCATAGCAATTGGGTACCAACTGGGCAGCATTTAGCATCCAAAGCAATCAAGATCTGTGTTAAAATCTCAGGGCCCTACTCTCCCAAACATATGCAAAGGGAATTTAGACAAGGTGGCCCTTTTTTTTGTCCCTACCTTGAACAGGGAAGTTCTTTTTTGTGAGACTTTCTTCTCTGAATAGTCTCAGAAGTCCTCCATGTCACCAACTTCTTGCCTCAGAAATCAGAAAACCTGTTTGTACATCTGAGGCCCCAAATCTGCTCTATCCTGGCTGCTTTTTTTCTTAACATCAGAGTAGTGCTATGGCACAGATAACACCTAGAGCTTGTGATGAGTGTCTCAGCAGGCTGTTATCTTGGAGTCTCCAAACTAAGAAGAGACCTTGTCCATTCTCAGACCTGAACCACTATCTGCTCCCTGACATACCACGGTAGAGTTTTGATCTGTGCTGTCACTGGATAGGTtgcagcagggttttttttacccTTCCACATTCGATGTGCCACAGTTGCAGCCTTAAATGAGAAAACAGGCTGACACTGGGGGGAGACAG
Encoded here:
- the SMIM11 gene encoding small integral membrane protein 11 encodes the protein MVAFNWKALENFPLLMYILAAKTLILCLAFAGVKIYQSKKIEEKLKREREEKLKAEAEKKDD